The DNA sequence GAATCATCTTTTAACTCGTAGATAGAACAAAGACAGGGGACTGATTGATAAACCTCAGTCCCCTGTCTACTTAATCTGAAAATCCGGCATCTTGTTCAATATAATCAGGATATTTTGGTCAGTTTATTGTGGGAATCAACATGTGTATACTTACTTGACAGAATTGACCTGACATACGAAGGGATTAAAACATTTTTTATTAACTCAAAAAGAATTTTGTGGTATTGAGGGAAATATTAAGTTTTAAGGAGGCGAAAATGGCAAAAGTAGGTGTTGTTTTGTCTGGTTGTGGGTTTTTAGACGGGAGTGAAATTCACGAAGCTACCCTTACCTTATTTTACCTGGATAGGGCCGGCGCCGAAATAATCCAGATGGCCCCCGATATCGACCAGAGTGATGTGGTTGATCATTTGTTGAGTGAGCCGGTAGCGGGTGAAACAAGAGAAGTTTTAAAGGAATCTGCCAGAATATCCAGGGGAGAAATCAGAAAAATCGAAGAGATTAAAGCCGATGACCTCGATGCCCTGATCTTCCCAGGCGGGTTTGGAGCAGCAAAAATTTTGTGCAATTTCGCTTTCAAGGGGGTAGATTGTACGGTAAATCCTGAGGTAGAGAGATTGATAAGGGAAATGCATAGTGCCAAAAAACCTATAGGGTTTATATGTATTGCTCCTGTTCTTGCCGCTAAAGTATTGGGGACGGCCGGTCCTCAGTTGACAATAGGTACTGATAGGGGTACGGCGGATGCTATTGAGACGATGGGTGGAAAGCATGTTATGTGTGAAGTTGATGAAATTGCTGTTGATGAAGAAAATAAAATAGTTTCCACCCCTGCATATATGTTAGGACCTACCATTTCCAAGGTTGCTTTAGGTATCGAAAAACTGGTAGACAAGGTATTGGAGTTAGCTTAGAAGGTTAAACCTGACTTTCTACGAACTTGTCAAACCTTATTCTATTTTTTACTTGACTTTTATAAATGGTTCGTTTAGAAATTAAGGTAATTACAGACAGGTGTTCAGAGATGATAGACGTCAGTCATAACAGAGTGGGCAGGTTTTTTAGCTTCTTTAGCTTTTTTGGTAAGGTCTGCCTACTGCGCTCTTAACCTGAATTGGTATACTGAGTCGTGGGCAGGCCAGCTAAACTGCCCACGGCTTTTTATATATTTAAAGGCCGTGGAAGAATTTTCCACGGCCTTTTTTTTCATCAATAAGATTAAAAGGAGGAGAAGGTATGCGTAGATTGTTGAATTTTGTAGTTGTTTTAATAGTTGCCTGTGGTATGGTCTGTCTCGGTTCGGTGACCGGGGTGCAGGCAAAAACGGTAAAAGTAGGAGCGGCAATCAATCTGACCGGTCCAGCTTCCACCTGGGGGCAATTTCACGCTAAAGGCCAGCAGGATTATTTTAAATATGTTAATGAGGTAAAAGGTGGTGTCGCGGGGCATAAAATTGAGATGCTTCTTGTTGATACGGCTTACAAGGTTCCCGAGGCCGTTGCGGCTGTCAGGAAATTTGCAGTCCGGGACAAGGTAAGCATGATTGCTACCTGGAGTGCTGGGTCCGGGATAGCAGCAAAGCCGATTATACAGAAGTACAAAATACCGACAATTAATTATTCGACGAGCTGGGAGATTCTCCAAGAGCCCGTGGCTTACATGTATCTGCCTTTTGGCAGTTATAAGCTGGATTGTTATGCGGTAATGGAGTATATACGAACGATACATAAGGGAAAGGAAGCTCCTAAAGTCGGCCTGTTGACATATAATAATGCATACGGCCGGTCTATTCATAAGCCGAGCGTTGAATATGCGAAGAAGCGGAACATAAACATTGTGGCTATTGAGGAATTCCCGGCAAGGACAGTAGATCTTACCACCGAACTGTT is a window from the Syntrophales bacterium genome containing:
- the elbB gene encoding isoprenoid biosynthesis glyoxalase ElbB, coding for MAKVGVVLSGCGFLDGSEIHEATLTLFYLDRAGAEIIQMAPDIDQSDVVDHLLSEPVAGETREVLKESARISRGEIRKIEEIKADDLDALIFPGGFGAAKILCNFAFKGVDCTVNPEVERLIREMHSAKKPIGFICIAPVLAAKVLGTAGPQLTIGTDRGTADAIETMGGKHVMCEVDEIAVDEENKIVSTPAYMLGPTISKVALGIEKLVDKVLELA
- a CDS encoding ABC transporter substrate-binding protein, with translation MRRLLNFVVVLIVACGMVCLGSVTGVQAKTVKVGAAINLTGPASTWGQFHAKGQQDYFKYVNEVKGGVAGHKIEMLLVDTAYKVPEAVAAVRKFAVRDKVSMIATWSAGSGIAAKPIIQKYKIPTINYSTSWEILQEPVAYMYLPFGSYKLDCYAVMEYIRTIHKGKEAPKVGLLTYNNAYGRSIHKPSVEYAKKRNINIVAIEEFPARTVDLTTELLRLRKNGAEYVFMQMLPAAIITTFKCADRIGYNPAFLGTWTSTDPDFFKLGKGLIRDRLRIQFPGGLPVDKTPGIKLMEELWKKYKTVENFDASYWEGVVVGMIMERAFERANAKYGKINSETINKAMESFRDEDFGGLVPNITYTKTDHGASFKARIVKVHEDGTFTPLTNFYAPGKEKIKLLK